The Lewinella sp. 4G2 nucleotide sequence ATATCAATAAGGTCACCAAGACTTACCCGACGCCTACGGGAGATTACGTAGTGTTGGACCAGCTCGACCTCCAGGTTCGCCGGGGGGAATTTGTTTCCATCATCGGCCACTCTGGCTGCGGGAAGACAACGCTGCTGACGATGATCGCGGGGCTTAACGAAATAACCGGAGGGGAGATCTCCGTCAATGAATTTCCCATCACGGGGCCGGGGCCGGACCGGGGGGTGATCTTTCAGGCCCCCAGTCTGCTACCCTGGATGACGACGTTGGAGAACGTGTTGCTTGGCGTTCGCCAGGTCTTTCCTCAGGCGACCAAGAAGCAGTTGCTGGATATCTGCAAGTATTACCTGAATAAAGTGGGCCTTGGTAATGCCCTCAACAAAAAAGCTACCGAACTATCGCAGGGGATGCAGCAGCGGGTGGGCATAGCGCGCGCCTTCGCCCTTAAACCAAAGATCTTGTTACTGGACGAACCCTTCGGAATGCTGGATTCTTTGACGCGCGCGGAACTGCAGGACGTCCTACTCGACGTATGGGACAAGGAAAAAATTACCGCCGTGCAAATCACGCACGACGTGGACGAAGCCATCTTCCTGGCCGACCGCATCATCATGATGACCTCCGGACCCCGCGCGCAAATTGGCGATATACTGCCCATCAACTTTGAGCGGCCCCGTGTCCGCAAGGAAATTCTTAATCACCCAGATTATTATGGCTACCGTAAACACCTGATCGATTTTTTGGAACACTAAGCGTCGTCATCTTCTAGAGCGCTTTTCATAGTAAAGAGTAGAACTTTAGTGAGAATCGGAAGCCAGGTGGCCATCATTGCTGGATAATGGCCCACGACCTTACACCAGGCCAAGCGTGCGCGCCCGATCAATGAGTTCGCGCTTATTCCCGACGGCTAATTTATCCATCAACTTGTAGCGGTGGGTTTCGACCGTCCTGCGGCTCAGGCCAAGCTGGTCCGCAATCTCCTGGTTCGAAGCGCCCTTTACTACTTCCTGTAGAATTTGTTGCTGACGTTTGGATATTTTGACGCGCTCTTCGGCAGCATTTGATGGGGTAGGGGTTACCGTAGCTACCGGCCGCCGCATGATTTGGCGGACGAGGATATCCGTCAGGTCCCCCGAGAAATAGCGATCCCCGGCCATGATGGTGTGAATAGCTTTGAGAAATTCGTCGCGGTTAGCATCCTTCATCAGGTAACCGTGGGCCCCAGCGTCGATTGACTGTAGCACGTATTCTTCACTATCGTGCATGGATAGCATTAGGCACCTGACGGGGGAGCCTAAGCGCTTAAGTTCCCTTACGGCTTCGATGCCGTTCATTTTAGGCATGCGGATATCTAAAATAACCAAGTCCGGTTGTTTGCGCGTCACTTCGAGCACGCCGGCTGCTCCGTCGCCCGCCTCTCCGATTACCTCCAGGTTTTCTGCGTCTTCTAACAAACTTTTGATGCCGTCACGAACAAGCGCGTGGTCATCGACTAATACAATCTTAATTGGCATGGATAAACTTTAAGTTGCTTCATCCAGGTTGCTCCAGCTGGTAGATTTCCTGGCTAATATTCAGCTTCGGCAATTTACGCAACATCCGGCATGGGCAGGTTGATCGTCACCTTAGTACCCGTTTCAGAACTGCTGCGGACGAAAAGCCGGCCATTTAGATCTTCGACTCTTCCGGTCATGTTTCTCATGCCGAGCCCGCTACTGTCCGCCGGGCGGTCTTCGATGGTATCCTGATCAAAGCCGCGACCGTCGTCGACGATGGTTACACTGAATAACTGTTCGCCGGGTGAAATGGTAACAAAGATCAATTCCGCCTCTGCATACTTGATGGCATTGTTGATGGCCTCCTGTACCACCCGGTAAAGGTTCACCTCTTGTGCCGCGTCAAAACGAACGTCAAACCCTTGATTTTCAAAGACGATTCGTTGGCCGGTGAGTCGGCTCAGCTCGCGGCAGAGTTTTTCGAGCCCCGCGGCCAAGCCGTAGTCCGCAAGCTCAGGAGGGGATAGGTTGAAGGTGGCTACCCGAACGGAAAGAATGATCTCTTTAGCCAGGTCCCGCAGTCGCTCCACCTTCCGGGCGTTGTTGTCCTCGGGGCCGAGGCGTAATGATTCCAGGCTATATTTCAGGCCAGTCAGCTTTTGGCCGATTCCGTCGTGGAGGTCGCGGGCGATTCGCAGCCTTTCTTTTTCCTGGGCGGCAGCGATCTGACGTGACCGGTTGTGCCCCCGTTGCACCTCTTCCTCCAGGCGTTCCTGATTGATGCGGGTCAGTTCAGCTTCATCGAGCTTTTGGCGAGTAACGTCGGTTGCCAGAAAGAATAATTCGGTATCGCTTCCCACCTTACGGGCTGGGATGATCGTCACTGCTAACCACCGAATATTTCCAGTTGCATCCAGGATGGCCCATTCACCGTTTTGGCTCCCCGCTCGCGCTTTATCAAAGGCCTCAGCGTACTGACGGGTTAAATCGGTATCGCTATGTAGGGCCGCGGAAAGTGGGCGTCTGCCTCCATCCTCCCACCAACCGATCATTTTGGATAAAAGGGTACTGATGAAGAGTGGGGAACCGTCCCGCCTCAGGGTAGCAAAAAGCACCGCTTCGTCCAAAGCCTCGTTCAGCGCGTGAAGTTCCCGTAGGCTTTCTTCTCTGGCGGAGACAGCTTTCTCAGCGGCAACCTTTGCCGTTTCCTGAGCCAATCGCTCACCTTTCAGTTCCGTGATCCGGTTACGGACGAATCGGGAGATGGGGCGAAAGATGAAAAGTAGCTCCAGGAAGAGGATACCGAGGGTGATGGCCCCCAGCCACCTTTTGGCCCGTTGGAGGCGAACCACTTTTGCAGCGGCGTTGGTGGAAATATCACCTACGATGCCATCCATGCGGGTTAAGAATATCTCCGCAAGACTGTCAGCCACTAAAGGCCCCGCCGCCAGAAAGGAAGTGACGACCGTATCCAGCGATGTTAGTTTGGCCAGGACTTCCGGCCCCACGGGTTGCTGCTTCAGCCAGCTATGGCGATCCATGAACTCGACTCGTAGCAAATCGCCCCCACTCTGATCGAGGAGCAGTGTTTTCGTGATGCGCTGGCTGAGCATTCGCTGCCGGCCGGCTACGTTAATGATCTCAGCATCATCCCGCTGGTCGTTCAAAAAAGTGCCCACTGACCACTGTTCGGCAATTACGGCCAGGGCGATTAGACCGAGAGCAATGAGGTAAGCCCGGCGCAGACGTTGAAACGCATCGTCGTAATTTTTTCCCGGAGTCGTACCGTTCATCCATTTAATTTCTTGACCTCCAGGATTCGGTCAATCCAGCTGCGCACCTTGAGGGAAGTAGGTAAGTCCATTGCAGCCCGTTTGCCTGCCTCGGACATTTTGTCCCAGGTCTTATACAAGATATCTAATACTTGTGCTTCGGCGTGATCGATGGCAAACTCCTCTAGGTAAAACTCCAGAAATACGTGGCAGATGACGTCTTCAAGCAACTGCGTTTCCGGGTCACTTAACAACTGTTTCTTCCGGATCAGATGAGCGACTCGATCAATGATCTCTGGTGCAACGTTAAGCACGGCCAGAATCTCGCTGGCTCGTTGGGCGTGGTATGCCTTCATGTCATTTCGCCACTGAAAATATCCGGTGCGTCCGACGGGGTAGGTGGCTCGGGGGAATTTCCATCGTTCCAAATGCTGCGCCCGGGCGGCCAGACGCAGCGCTACGGGAGCATCGGGAGCATAAATAGCTAAGCGCTCACTCATCCGGATTCCGTAGGCGAGTTCGTAGGGGAGGGGCCCATCAACCGTTTCGGTTACCCGGGAATCCTGAGCGTTCAGGGCGTCAAAAGCAGCCAGGGCGGCGATTTCTTGGTATTGATCCATTGCGAGACGAAGTTAGGGCATCAGGTATAGTACGCCTACGCCGGTAGTATGAAATTAGGCGAAGGCCCTAAAATATTAGCTACTGGCCGGAGTACACCAAGTTTCAGTAAGCAAGCGCATACAACAACAAAGTCGTGCCTGAGCTGAAGACCAGAACCAACTAGTCCGCAAAACCAACGTACACAAGATCATTTTCCACTCGGACCGGATAAATCGCGAGGGGTGGGCAGTCGCCGTTCAGGTTCTTCCCGTCCTCCAAGCTGAACGCTTTTTTGTGGAGGGGGCAGGCAATTTTGGGGATGCCGTCCTGAACGCCCGTCAAGCCGCGGCCAAGCACGTTTTCCAATTTATGCGGGCATAGATTTTGGCAGGCATACCAGGCATCCCGGCGTGCAAAGTAAAAAACTGCTACCTGGCGGTTACCGTACTTAATGGTCCCGCCGACTCCGCTCGGAAATTGGCTAACGTTACCCGCGAGTACCCAGTTTGCTACCTGCGCAACCT carries:
- the nirD gene encoding nitrite reductase small subunit NirD, translated to MNSQQLHAPPVMTNNEATYTTVKVAQVANWVLAGNVSQFPSGVGGTIKYGNRQVAVFYFARRDAWYACQNLCPHKLENVLGRGLTGVQDGIPKIACPLHKKAFSLEDGKNLNGDCPPLAIYPVRVENDLVYVGFAD
- a CDS encoding DUF4202 domain-containing protein, with translation MDQYQEIAALAAFDALNAQDSRVTETVDGPLPYELAYGIRMSERLAIYAPDAPVALRLAARAQHLERWKFPRATYPVGRTGYFQWRNDMKAYHAQRASEILAVLNVAPEIIDRVAHLIRKKQLLSDPETQLLEDVICHVFLEFYLEEFAIDHAEAQVLDILYKTWDKMSEAGKRAAMDLPTSLKVRSWIDRILEVKKLNG
- a CDS encoding response regulator transcription factor, with the protein product MPIKIVLVDDHALVRDGIKSLLEDAENLEVIGEAGDGAAGVLEVTRKQPDLVILDIRMPKMNGIEAVRELKRLGSPVRCLMLSMHDSEEYVLQSIDAGAHGYLMKDANRDEFLKAIHTIMAGDRYFSGDLTDILVRQIMRRPVATVTPTPSNAAEERVKISKRQQQILQEVVKGASNQEIADQLGLSRRTVETHRYKLMDKLAVGNKRELIDRARTLGLV
- a CDS encoding sensor histidine kinase, with protein sequence MNGTTPGKNYDDAFQRLRRAYLIALGLIALAVIAEQWSVGTFLNDQRDDAEIINVAGRQRMLSQRITKTLLLDQSGGDLLRVEFMDRHSWLKQQPVGPEVLAKLTSLDTVVTSFLAAGPLVADSLAEIFLTRMDGIVGDISTNAAAKVVRLQRAKRWLGAITLGILFLELLFIFRPISRFVRNRITELKGERLAQETAKVAAEKAVSAREESLRELHALNEALDEAVLFATLRRDGSPLFISTLLSKMIGWWEDGGRRPLSAALHSDTDLTRQYAEAFDKARAGSQNGEWAILDATGNIRWLAVTIIPARKVGSDTELFFLATDVTRQKLDEAELTRINQERLEEEVQRGHNRSRQIAAAQEKERLRIARDLHDGIGQKLTGLKYSLESLRLGPEDNNARKVERLRDLAKEIILSVRVATFNLSPPELADYGLAAGLEKLCRELSRLTGQRIVFENQGFDVRFDAAQEVNLYRVVQEAINNAIKYAEAELIFVTISPGEQLFSVTIVDDGRGFDQDTIEDRPADSSGLGMRNMTGRVEDLNGRLFVRSSSETGTKVTINLPMPDVA
- a CDS encoding ABC transporter ATP-binding protein produces the protein MSLNPPTFSQRDIALNINKVTKTYPTPTGDYVVLDQLDLQVRRGEFVSIIGHSGCGKTTLLTMIAGLNEITGGEISVNEFPITGPGPDRGVIFQAPSLLPWMTTLENVLLGVRQVFPQATKKQLLDICKYYLNKVGLGNALNKKATELSQGMQQRVGIARAFALKPKILLLDEPFGMLDSLTRAELQDVLLDVWDKEKITAVQITHDVDEAIFLADRIIMMTSGPRAQIGDILPINFERPRVRKEILNHPDYYGYRKHLIDFLEH